The Geomonas ferrireducens genome includes a window with the following:
- the aroE gene encoding shikimate dehydrogenase has product MTITGKTTVTGIIGAPVAHSLSPVMHNAAFGALGLDWVYVPFPVPPARLEAAVAGLAAAGVAGFNVTIPHKVAIMPFLDEIDPDAELIGAVNTVLVREGRLTGYNTDGLGLVAALAGKLSFDPRGKSVLVLGAGGAARSAVVSLARAGAARVHVANRTTDAALALVGLVAERLKETAFAAGSLDALADPAFIGSFDLVVNTTSVGMSGDSFPGLDPSLLKSGACIYDMVYAPPVTPLLAQCRTFGIPCANGLGMLVAQGEAAFRIWTGVAPPEGCMELALAAFLPEPCKP; this is encoded by the coding sequence ATGACCATTACCGGAAAGACCACGGTTACCGGTATCATCGGTGCCCCGGTTGCCCACTCGCTTTCGCCGGTGATGCACAACGCTGCCTTCGGGGCTCTCGGGCTTGACTGGGTCTACGTCCCTTTCCCCGTCCCCCCCGCACGTCTTGAGGCTGCGGTGGCCGGGCTTGCCGCAGCGGGAGTCGCCGGCTTCAACGTCACCATTCCGCACAAGGTCGCCATCATGCCGTTTTTGGACGAAATCGATCCGGACGCGGAACTGATCGGCGCGGTGAACACGGTGCTCGTACGGGAAGGTAGGCTCACCGGCTACAACACCGACGGCCTTGGTCTCGTGGCGGCGCTCGCGGGGAAGCTTTCCTTCGACCCACGCGGCAAGAGCGTCCTCGTGCTCGGGGCGGGCGGGGCCGCCAGAAGCGCCGTCGTATCGCTCGCGCGTGCCGGCGCGGCGCGGGTGCATGTCGCGAACCGCACCACGGATGCGGCGCTCGCCCTAGTCGGCCTCGTCGCAGAAAGGCTGAAGGAAACCGCCTTCGCCGCCGGTTCCCTCGACGCTCTCGCCGACCCGGCCTTCATAGGCTCCTTCGACCTCGTGGTCAACACCACCTCGGTCGGCATGTCCGGTGACTCTTTCCCCGGGCTCGATCCTTCCCTGCTAAAGTCCGGTGCCTGTATTTACGATATGGTCTATGCACCGCCGGTTACGCCGCTTTTGGCGCAATGCCGCACCTTTGGCATCCCTTGCGCCAACGGCCTCGGCATGCTTGTGGCGCAGGGCGAAGCGGCCTTTCGCATCTGGACCGGGGTCGCGCCGCCCGAAGGGTGCATGGAACTGGCTCTGGCGGCGTTTCTGCCCGAACCATGTAAGCCTTGA
- a CDS encoding two-component system sensor histidine kinase NtrB yields the protein MIEKKKVFWFILLRLLVVSVFLVTTVYLDVHTYDVSGEVAGTVLLRLIGATYLFSLLSLVALRPAAPRLVRTLAYLQIVWDLILVTVLILVSGGVTSHYSFLYFLSIISACALLARSQAYYTASLCVILYGAILDFQYYDKLAPLGIDSAPAQQWGAGYLFYLIFLHGASFFLTAVLAGHMAERARVSESALKEKAIDYEELERLNSSIVSTIDSGLLTINTAGRIRVFNRFAEVLTGVSQTDAYDRSLAEVLPGIAGFESSFFEPGQGEFRHGAIDGRELLLSFKSVPLLDKEGGTVGALFDLHDLTEMKRMAAELKRADRLAALGELSARMAHEIRNPLAAISGSVQLVSLRPWVDEKDQRLFSIIVRETDRLDGLLRDFLFYARPNQPAKVELNLRRVIVDICALLATDPRLERVEIDNQVPNDLSVQFDKDQCSQVFWNLLVNSGEAMSGEGQVWISGGITRENGGSGEVCIRIRDNGAGMNPEDVKRVFEPFFTTKKGGTGLGLATVYRIVQANGGRMTINSTQGKGTTVTLHLPA from the coding sequence ATGATCGAAAAGAAGAAGGTCTTCTGGTTCATACTGCTGAGACTTCTGGTGGTGTCCGTCTTTCTGGTCACCACCGTTTATCTTGACGTCCACACCTACGATGTAAGCGGCGAAGTGGCGGGAACAGTACTGTTGCGCCTTATCGGCGCCACCTACCTGTTCTCGCTTCTATCGCTTGTCGCTCTTCGTCCCGCAGCCCCGCGCCTCGTGCGCACCTTGGCATACCTCCAGATCGTCTGGGACCTGATTCTCGTCACGGTGCTGATCCTCGTTTCGGGCGGGGTCACTTCTCACTATTCCTTTCTCTATTTTCTGTCCATCATCAGCGCTTGCGCCCTTTTAGCGCGCTCGCAGGCGTACTATACCGCGTCTCTTTGTGTCATTCTTTATGGCGCCATCCTCGACTTCCAGTACTACGACAAGCTCGCCCCCCTAGGCATTGATTCAGCTCCGGCACAGCAGTGGGGAGCGGGGTACCTCTTTTATCTCATTTTCTTGCACGGCGCCTCATTCTTTCTCACTGCCGTGCTCGCCGGACACATGGCGGAGAGGGCCCGCGTTTCCGAGAGCGCGCTGAAGGAAAAGGCGATTGACTACGAGGAACTGGAGCGGCTTAACTCCTCCATAGTTTCCACCATAGACAGTGGCCTTCTTACCATCAACACAGCCGGCAGGATCCGCGTATTCAACCGTTTCGCTGAGGTCCTGACGGGGGTCTCACAGACCGATGCCTACGACCGCTCGCTTGCGGAGGTGCTTCCAGGGATTGCCGGCTTCGAATCCTCTTTTTTTGAGCCGGGGCAGGGCGAGTTTCGTCATGGTGCGATCGACGGCAGGGAGCTGTTACTGTCGTTCAAGTCGGTGCCGCTGCTGGACAAGGAAGGGGGGACGGTCGGGGCCCTGTTCGACCTGCACGACCTGACCGAGATGAAACGGATGGCCGCCGAACTGAAACGGGCGGACCGTCTGGCTGCGCTCGGCGAACTGTCCGCGCGCATGGCGCACGAGATCCGCAACCCGCTCGCCGCCATTAGCGGTTCCGTTCAACTGGTCTCCCTGCGGCCGTGGGTCGACGAAAAGGACCAGCGGCTTTTCTCCATCATCGTCAGGGAGACCGATCGCCTTGACGGACTGCTGCGTGATTTCCTCTTTTATGCGCGGCCGAACCAACCGGCCAAGGTGGAGTTGAACCTGCGTAGGGTGATCGTCGACATTTGTGCGCTGCTCGCCACTGACCCGCGTTTGGAGCGCGTCGAGATCGATAACCAGGTCCCTAACGACCTTTCGGTGCAATTCGACAAGGATCAGTGCTCACAGGTATTCTGGAATCTTCTCGTCAACAGTGGCGAGGCCATGAGCGGGGAAGGGCAAGTCTGGATCTCCGGCGGCATTACAAGAGAAAACGGCGGTAGCGGCGAGGTGTGCATCAGGATCCGCGACAACGGAGCAGGGATGAACCCTGAAGACGTCAAACGTGTGTTCGAACCCTTCTTCACCACCAAGAAGGGGGGGACCGGCCTCGGACTCGCTACGGTCTATCGTATTGTCCAGGCCAACGGCGGAAGGATGACCATAAACAGCACACAAGGCAAAGGGACTACGGTTACGCTGCACTTGCCTGCCTAG
- a CDS encoding glycosyltransferase family 117 protein: MNHNGILRRLDPCAIAAFVIPLFVYLLTLAPTVTFFDSGEFLTAISSLGTAHSPGYPLFINYAKPFTFLPLGNIAFRVNFATAVSAGLACFGVYLLTTQLLKGEETPWQGRFGALASKLAGVAAALTFAFTPRLWLQSNHDKPYPLLAFICAIIFYLMLLWRESYLEGRERPAYVYLGAFLCGLGTGAHQIMVLMIPTYAFLIWSADRRVIFRVREFFIAFAFGLLGFGIHLHLVVRALRKPILNWGDSKNLTQFLWNILRKGYPVDKPHRDLDLLWAQMNAFNIPHEFTVVGLVLLLFGLWALMRTKRDLVLGYLIALGSFLLVIVGYFNTPGEMIFLTEEFFTPLYLLSAVFIGVGLITLIKEAVQHLPDAPAARLFLPALLFVLPLAVCLLNYRENDQHKNYIAFDYASNTLRSLPQDAVLFTWGDSGAFPLWYLQGVERMREDVDLPHTPHLVFDWYLDSMPRLFKNSRLYELPMDQRTSDGTLMIAVGEQYGKRPVYVDFSTKYSIEFKDFVVHQRGILFALQAAGTPAAPPDLDVWPLFSLRGVLGDRDMFFRDLDTGKAILIYAASLMESGETRLRMGQREAGARDLEVAASIAPEIRQRVAALLSANGVAQ, translated from the coding sequence GTGAACCATAACGGAATCCTGCGCAGGCTCGACCCGTGCGCCATCGCGGCCTTCGTCATCCCGCTGTTCGTGTATCTCCTTACCCTGGCGCCCACGGTCACCTTCTTCGACAGCGGTGAGTTTCTGACCGCCATCTCCTCTCTCGGCACGGCGCACTCGCCGGGGTATCCGCTCTTCATCAACTACGCTAAGCCGTTCACCTTTCTCCCGCTCGGCAACATCGCCTTCCGGGTGAACTTCGCGACCGCAGTTTCCGCGGGGCTTGCCTGTTTCGGCGTCTATCTGCTCACCACCCAATTGCTCAAGGGTGAGGAGACCCCCTGGCAGGGACGGTTCGGTGCGCTTGCCTCCAAGCTTGCCGGTGTCGCGGCGGCGCTCACCTTCGCCTTCACGCCGAGGCTTTGGCTGCAGTCAAACCACGACAAGCCTTATCCGCTGCTCGCCTTCATCTGTGCCATCATCTTCTACCTGATGCTCCTTTGGCGGGAGAGCTACCTCGAGGGACGGGAGCGCCCTGCCTACGTCTACCTGGGCGCCTTTCTCTGCGGGCTTGGGACCGGTGCGCACCAGATCATGGTGCTGATGATTCCGACCTACGCCTTCCTGATCTGGTCCGCGGACCGGCGCGTCATCTTCCGGGTGCGCGAGTTCTTCATCGCCTTCGCCTTCGGCCTGTTGGGCTTCGGCATCCACCTGCACCTCGTGGTCCGGGCGCTCAGGAAACCGATTCTGAACTGGGGCGACTCGAAGAACCTCACCCAGTTCCTCTGGAACATCCTGCGCAAGGGATACCCGGTCGACAAGCCGCACCGCGACCTCGATCTCCTCTGGGCGCAGATGAACGCCTTCAACATCCCGCACGAGTTCACCGTTGTTGGCCTTGTCCTTTTGCTGTTCGGTCTGTGGGCCCTGATGCGGACAAAGCGCGACCTGGTACTTGGCTACCTGATCGCACTCGGCTCGTTCCTGCTCGTCATCGTCGGCTACTTCAACACGCCAGGCGAGATGATCTTCCTGACCGAGGAGTTCTTCACCCCGCTTTACCTCCTCTCTGCGGTCTTCATCGGTGTCGGGCTCATCACCCTCATCAAGGAGGCGGTGCAGCATCTTCCCGACGCACCTGCCGCACGCCTTTTTTTACCCGCGCTCCTCTTCGTGCTGCCGCTCGCCGTCTGTCTTTTGAACTACCGGGAGAACGACCAGCATAAAAACTACATCGCCTTCGACTACGCCTCCAACACGCTCAGGTCCCTGCCGCAGGACGCCGTGCTCTTCACGTGGGGGGATTCGGGAGCCTTTCCGCTTTGGTATTTGCAGGGGGTGGAAAGGATGCGCGAGGATGTCGACCTGCCGCACACCCCGCACCTCGTCTTTGACTGGTACCTGGACAGCATGCCGCGCCTGTTCAAGAACTCGCGGCTGTACGAGCTACCCATGGATCAGCGCACCTCGGACGGGACGCTCATGATTGCGGTCGGGGAGCAGTACGGCAAACGGCCGGTTTACGTGGACTTCTCCACCAAGTACTCCATCGAGTTCAAGGATTTCGTGGTGCACCAGCGCGGCATCCTTTTCGCGCTCCAGGCGGCCGGCACCCCCGCGGCTCCACCGGACCTCGACGTATGGCCTCTTTTCTCCCTGCGGGGCGTGCTCGGAGACCGCGACATGTTCTTCCGGGACCTCGACACGGGGAAGGCGATCCTCATCTATGCAGCTTCCCTCATGGAGTCGGGGGAGACGCGCCTTCGTATGGGGCAGCGCGAGGCGGGGGCACGCGACCTGGAAGTGGCTGCAAGCATAGCGCCTGAGATCAGGCAGCGCGTCGCAGCACTTTTGAGTGCGAACGGAGTGGCCCAATGA
- the pilB gene encoding type IV-A pilus assembly ATPase PilB, producing the protein MHVSRLGELLVTNNLINKEQLKQALAEQKAAGGQLRLGSILVRDGLINEADLTSFLSKQYGVPTINLADYEVDAAVVKVIPAEIAHKYQIVPVNRAGSTLIIAMSDPSNIFAIDDIKFMTGYNVEVVVVAESAIKAAIDKLYDQSASLADVMNDLDMEDLEVIGEEEDVDVGSLERATEDAPVVKLVNLILTDAIKKKASDIHIEPYEKFFRVRYRIDGVLYEVMKPPLKLKNAITSRIKIMSELDIAERRLPQDGRIKIKLGGGKDMDYRVSVLPTLFGEKIVLRLLDKSNLQLDMSKLGYEPEALSHFKREIHKPFGMVLVTGPTGSGKTVSLYSALSELNKVTENISTAEDPVEFNFAGINQVQMHEDIGLNFAAALRAFLRQDPDVIMIGEIRDFETAEIGVKAALTGHLVLSTLHTNDAPSTINRLLNMGIEPFLVASAVNLISAQRLARRVCGECKVVEEVPVQALIEAGIPAEQAPSVVCYRGTGCPKCNGTGYKGRVGFYQVMPMLEPIKEMILNGANTAEIKRESMRLGIKTMRQSGLTKLIEGVTSFEEVLRVTVADD; encoded by the coding sequence ATGCATGTAAGCAGACTCGGTGAGCTGCTGGTCACGAACAATCTGATCAACAAGGAACAGCTGAAGCAGGCCCTCGCTGAACAGAAGGCGGCGGGGGGGCAACTGCGCCTTGGGTCCATCCTGGTCAGGGACGGACTGATCAACGAGGCTGACCTCACCTCATTTCTTTCCAAGCAGTACGGCGTTCCCACCATAAACCTTGCCGACTATGAGGTCGATGCCGCGGTGGTGAAGGTCATACCCGCGGAAATCGCCCACAAATACCAGATCGTTCCGGTGAACCGAGCCGGCTCCACACTCATCATCGCGATGAGTGATCCCTCCAACATCTTCGCCATCGACGACATAAAGTTCATGACCGGCTACAACGTCGAGGTCGTCGTGGTCGCCGAGAGCGCGATAAAGGCCGCCATCGACAAGCTCTACGACCAGAGCGCGTCGCTCGCCGACGTAATGAACGACCTGGATATGGAGGACCTCGAGGTCATCGGGGAGGAAGAGGATGTAGATGTCGGCTCTTTAGAGCGCGCCACCGAGGACGCCCCGGTCGTCAAGCTGGTCAACCTGATCCTAACCGACGCCATCAAGAAGAAGGCCTCCGATATCCATATCGAGCCGTACGAGAAGTTCTTCCGGGTGCGCTACCGCATCGACGGCGTGCTCTACGAGGTGATGAAACCGCCTCTGAAGCTGAAAAACGCCATCACCTCCCGCATCAAGATCATGAGCGAGCTGGACATCGCCGAGCGCCGCCTGCCGCAGGACGGCCGCATCAAGATCAAGCTCGGAGGCGGCAAGGACATGGACTACCGTGTCTCGGTGCTCCCGACCCTCTTCGGCGAAAAGATCGTTCTGCGTCTTCTGGACAAGAGCAACCTGCAGCTGGACATGTCCAAACTGGGATACGAGCCCGAGGCGCTCTCCCACTTCAAACGCGAAATACACAAGCCTTTCGGCATGGTGCTCGTCACGGGCCCTACCGGCAGCGGCAAGACCGTTTCGCTCTACTCTGCGCTCTCCGAACTGAACAAGGTAACCGAGAACATCTCCACCGCCGAAGACCCGGTCGAGTTCAACTTCGCCGGGATCAACCAGGTGCAGATGCACGAGGACATCGGCCTCAACTTCGCTGCAGCGCTCAGGGCCTTCCTGCGCCAGGACCCGGACGTGATCATGATAGGTGAGATCCGTGACTTCGAGACCGCCGAGATCGGCGTTAAGGCGGCGCTCACCGGCCACCTGGTCCTCTCGACGCTGCATACGAACGACGCCCCATCGACCATCAACCGTCTCCTCAACATGGGGATCGAGCCGTTCCTGGTCGCCTCCGCCGTCAACCTCATTTCCGCCCAGCGCCTCGCGCGCCGCGTCTGCGGCGAGTGCAAGGTGGTCGAGGAGGTGCCGGTTCAAGCGCTCATCGAAGCGGGCATCCCAGCCGAACAGGCTCCTTCCGTGGTATGCTATCGCGGCACCGGCTGTCCCAAATGCAACGGCACCGGCTACAAGGGGAGGGTGGGCTTCTACCAGGTCATGCCGATGCTCGAGCCGATCAAGGAGATGATCCTGAACGGCGCCAACACCGCGGAGATCAAGAGGGAGTCCATGCGCCTGGGAATCAAGACCATGCGCCAGTCCGGGCTCACCAAGCTGATCGAAGGGGTCACCTCCTTCGAGGAAGTGCTCAGGGTGACCGTGGCCGATGACTAA
- a CDS encoding type IV pilus twitching motility protein PilT, whose product MINFHQMLKELVERGGSDLHITTNTSPQIRIDGQLTPMDVPPLNAIETKQLCYSILTDAQKHRFEEDNELDLSFGVKGLSRFRGNIFVQRGAVAGVFRVIPYKILTFEELGLPPVVRALCDKPRGLILVTGPTGSGKSTTLASMIDHININRHDHIVTVEDPIEYLHPHKGCIVNQREVGADTKSFKHALKYVLRQDPDVVLIGELRDLETIEAALTLAETGHLCFATLHTNSCAQTINRIIDVFPPYQQTQVRTQLSFVLEGVMSQTLIPRANGPGRALALEVMVPNPAIRNLIREDKVHQIYSQMQVGQEKFGMQTLNQCLMGLLSKRIITVDDALGRSSEPDELKQMLAPGGAAGQIRRPPQR is encoded by the coding sequence ATGATCAACTTTCACCAAATGCTCAAGGAACTTGTGGAGAGGGGCGGCTCCGACCTGCACATCACCACAAACACCTCGCCGCAGATCCGCATCGACGGCCAGTTGACCCCGATGGACGTTCCTCCGCTCAACGCCATCGAGACCAAGCAGCTTTGCTATAGCATCCTGACCGACGCCCAAAAACACCGCTTCGAGGAGGACAACGAGCTCGACCTCTCCTTCGGCGTGAAGGGGCTCTCTCGCTTCAGGGGGAACATCTTCGTCCAGCGCGGCGCCGTGGCCGGCGTCTTCAGGGTGATCCCGTACAAGATCCTCACCTTCGAGGAGCTCGGGCTTCCCCCCGTGGTACGGGCGCTTTGCGACAAGCCGCGCGGCCTGATCCTCGTCACCGGGCCTACCGGCAGCGGTAAATCGACCACGCTCGCCTCCATGATCGACCACATCAACATCAACCGTCACGACCACATCGTCACCGTTGAGGACCCGATCGAGTACCTGCACCCGCACAAGGGGTGCATCGTGAACCAGCGCGAGGTGGGGGCGGATACGAAGAGCTTCAAGCATGCCCTCAAGTACGTACTGCGCCAGGACCCCGACGTCGTCCTGATCGGCGAGTTGCGCGACCTGGAGACCATCGAGGCGGCGCTGACCCTGGCCGAGACCGGCCACCTCTGCTTCGCGACGCTCCACACGAACTCCTGTGCCCAGACCATCAACAGGATCATCGACGTCTTCCCGCCTTACCAGCAGACCCAGGTGAGGACCCAGCTCTCCTTCGTGCTCGAAGGGGTCATGTCCCAGACCCTGATCCCGAGGGCGAACGGACCCGGGCGCGCCCTCGCCCTCGAGGTGATGGTGCCGAACCCCGCGATCAGGAACCTGATCCGCGAGGACAAGGTGCACCAGATCTACTCCCAGATGCAGGTCGGCCAGGAGAAGTTCGGCATGCAGACCTTGAACCAGTGCCTGATGGGCCTGCTGTCCAAGCGCATCATAACCGTGGACGACGCGCTGGGGCGCTCCTCCGAGCCTGACGAGCTGAAGCAGATGCTGGCCCCCGGCGGGGCGGCGGGGCAGATCAGAAGGCCGCCGCAAAGATAG
- a CDS encoding type II secretion system F family protein yields the protein MTKFDWEARSKAGSVQKGVMEAASAAMVEAQLKRYGFTGITVKEAGKGLSMELKIPGLGGPKKIDTKDLVVFTRQFATMIDSGLPLVQCLDILSSQQENKTFKDILVKVKESVESGSTFADALAKHPKAFDQLYVNLVAAGEVGGILDTILSRLAAYIEKAMKLKKQVKGAMVYPITIMSIAVIVVGVILIFVIPTFAKMFADFGGDLPAPTKFVIALSNFLVKYIVVIIAIMFGIKYAIGKYYNTANGRKVIDTFALKAPIAGPLIRKVSVAKFTRTLGTMISSGVPIMDGLEIVAKTAGNKVVEEAIYKVRQSISEGKTIAEPLADCGVFPPMVVQMISVGEATGAMDAMLNKIADFYDDEVDDAVGALTSMMEPLLMVFLGTTVGGLVIAMYLPIFKLAGAVGG from the coding sequence ATGACAAAATTTGATTGGGAAGCAAGAAGCAAGGCGGGAAGCGTCCAGAAGGGCGTCATGGAAGCCGCCAGCGCCGCCATGGTCGAGGCGCAGCTTAAGAGATACGGCTTTACCGGCATCACAGTGAAGGAGGCGGGCAAGGGGCTCTCCATGGAGCTCAAGATACCGGGGCTCGGCGGACCGAAGAAGATCGATACCAAGGACCTCGTGGTCTTCACCAGGCAGTTCGCCACCATGATCGACTCCGGCCTGCCGCTCGTGCAGTGTCTCGATATCCTCTCCAGCCAGCAGGAAAACAAGACCTTCAAGGACATCCTCGTCAAGGTGAAGGAAAGCGTGGAGAGCGGCTCCACCTTCGCCGATGCGCTCGCCAAGCACCCCAAGGCCTTCGATCAGCTCTACGTGAACCTGGTTGCCGCAGGTGAGGTGGGCGGTATCCTCGACACCATCCTCTCCCGTCTGGCCGCCTACATCGAGAAGGCGATGAAGCTCAAGAAGCAGGTGAAAGGGGCCATGGTTTACCCGATCACCATCATGTCCATCGCGGTCATCGTCGTGGGCGTCATCCTGATCTTCGTCATCCCGACTTTCGCCAAGATGTTCGCCGATTTCGGTGGGGATCTGCCCGCTCCGACGAAGTTCGTCATCGCACTCTCCAATTTCCTGGTGAAGTACATCGTCGTCATCATCGCCATCATGTTCGGCATCAAGTACGCCATCGGCAAATACTACAACACAGCCAACGGCCGCAAGGTGATAGACACCTTCGCCCTGAAAGCACCCATCGCCGGGCCGCTCATCCGCAAGGTGTCCGTCGCCAAGTTCACCCGTACGTTGGGGACCATGATCAGCTCGGGCGTTCCGATCATGGACGGCCTGGAGATCGTCGCCAAAACCGCCGGAAACAAAGTCGTGGAAGAGGCCATCTACAAGGTGCGCCAGTCCATTTCCGAAGGCAAGACTATCGCCGAGCCTCTCGCCGACTGCGGTGTCTTCCCCCCGATGGTGGTGCAGATGATTTCGGTGGGCGAGGCGACCGGCGCCATGGACGCGATGCTCAACAAGATCGCCGACTTCTACGATGACGAGGTGGACGATGCGGTCGGAGCTCTGACCTCGATGATGGAGCCTTTGCTGATGGTCTTCCTAGGCACCACGGTCGGCGGCTTGGTCATCGCCATGTACCTGCCTATCTTCAAGCTTGCCGGCGCCGTCGGCGGTTAA
- a CDS encoding lysylphosphatidylglycerol synthase transmembrane domain-containing protein codes for MTTQKPDKKLLLGIAISALCLFLLFRKIDFGKMADAFAAMDYRYLVPALVLTFVSYYLRAVRWKFLLAPIKNTRLGNLFPSTLIGYMANNLLPARLGELVRAHSLGQKEGIGTSAVFASLVLDRLCDGFTVLLVLLITFFTIKLPSGMERVQHGLVTGGYVTFALYLFVLAFLFLLRWRTDFTVKVVTRVLHPFSARLAEHAGALLVSFISGIRIPTSISGITGVAVSSLLVWATAIWPVDLMLRSFGLFLPPSAAMFIMVFLVFAVMVPASPGFIGTYHIACVTALSAFQIGSEKALSIAIVIHAMGFFPVTVVGLYCLWRDKVSIRSIGVTNTEEQLREP; via the coding sequence TTGACCACGCAAAAACCAGATAAGAAGCTCTTGCTCGGCATCGCAATCAGCGCTCTTTGCCTCTTTCTCCTCTTCAGGAAGATCGACTTCGGAAAGATGGCCGACGCCTTTGCCGCGATGGATTACCGCTACCTTGTGCCCGCGCTGGTGCTCACCTTTGTGAGCTACTACCTGCGCGCGGTGCGCTGGAAGTTCCTGCTAGCCCCGATAAAAAACACGCGCCTTGGGAACCTCTTCCCCTCGACCCTCATCGGATACATGGCGAACAACCTTCTTCCGGCGCGCCTGGGGGAGCTGGTGCGGGCCCACTCGCTCGGACAGAAGGAGGGGATCGGCACCAGCGCGGTCTTTGCCTCCCTGGTGCTTGACCGGCTCTGTGACGGCTTCACCGTCCTCCTCGTGCTCCTGATTACCTTCTTCACCATAAAGCTGCCAAGCGGGATGGAACGCGTGCAGCACGGGCTCGTCACCGGCGGGTACGTCACCTTCGCCCTCTACCTTTTTGTCCTTGCCTTTCTGTTCCTGCTCAGGTGGCGCACCGACTTCACCGTCAAGGTGGTGACCCGTGTGCTGCATCCTTTCTCCGCGCGGTTGGCCGAGCATGCCGGCGCTCTGCTGGTCTCCTTCATCTCCGGTATCCGCATTCCGACCAGTATCTCCGGCATTACCGGTGTCGCGGTCAGCTCGCTTCTCGTGTGGGCCACGGCAATCTGGCCGGTCGACCTGATGCTGCGCTCCTTCGGCCTGTTTCTCCCTCCCTCGGCGGCCATGTTCATCATGGTCTTCCTGGTCTTCGCCGTGATGGTACCGGCATCTCCGGGTTTTATCGGGACGTATCACATCGCCTGCGTCACTGCACTTTCCGCATTCCAGATTGGCAGCGAAAAGGCGCTCAGCATCGCCATCGTCATTCACGCCATGGGCTTTTTCCCGGTCACCGTCGTCGGGCTGTACTGCCTCTGGCGGGACAAGGTCTCCATCAGGAGCATCGGCGTCACTAACACCGAGGAGCAGTTGCGTGAACCATAA
- a CDS encoding bifunctional riboflavin kinase/FAD synthetase produces MEIFRSISEIREKLRHPVVTIGNFDGVHLGHREIFKRVRQIAREIGGVSVVITFVPHPLKVVAAHKEVRLITTSREKEALIEGSGIDYLLEIPFDKEFASVPAAVFVEKVLVGAIGVQRLVIGYDYAFGRGREGDVALLRRLGELHGYTVEELEPISDGSTVYSSTAVRRMVSAGNVSCAASLLGRHFSISGKVVHGHERGRSLGFPTANIETEKDLIPSVGVYAVKVCMGDRLFDGACNIGPNPTFGNQHLSIEVFLLDFEGDLYGRELTLFFIERLRGEKRFSGLDELKEAIAADVARCREILSGARPVLSESGGDWDCANHGSGRPD; encoded by the coding sequence ATGGAAATTTTTAGAAGCATCTCTGAGATCAGGGAAAAACTGCGCCATCCGGTGGTCACCATCGGCAACTTCGACGGCGTGCACCTGGGGCACCGCGAGATCTTCAAGAGGGTGCGGCAAATCGCCCGCGAGATCGGCGGCGTTTCCGTGGTGATCACCTTCGTGCCGCACCCGCTCAAGGTCGTCGCGGCCCACAAGGAGGTGCGGCTCATCACCACAAGCCGCGAGAAGGAAGCCCTCATCGAGGGGTCCGGCATCGACTACCTCCTCGAGATCCCTTTCGACAAGGAATTTGCCTCCGTGCCGGCCGCCGTCTTCGTGGAAAAGGTGCTGGTCGGCGCCATCGGTGTCCAGCGCCTGGTGATCGGCTACGATTACGCCTTCGGCCGCGGCAGGGAAGGGGACGTCGCGCTTTTGCGCAGGCTTGGCGAGCTTCACGGCTATACCGTGGAAGAGCTGGAGCCGATCTCGGACGGCTCCACCGTCTACAGCTCCACCGCGGTGCGCAGGATGGTGAGCGCCGGAAACGTCTCCTGCGCCGCGAGCCTCTTGGGACGGCACTTCTCCATCTCCGGCAAGGTGGTGCACGGCCACGAGCGTGGCCGCAGCCTCGGCTTTCCCACCGCCAACATCGAAACGGAAAAGGACCTCATCCCGTCGGTCGGGGTCTACGCGGTGAAGGTCTGCATGGGGGATCGGCTCTTCGACGGCGCCTGCAACATCGGCCCCAACCCGACCTTCGGCAACCAGCACCTATCCATCGAGGTGTTCCTCCTCGACTTCGAAGGCGACCTTTACGGACGCGAGCTGACCCTTTTCTTCATCGAGAGGCTCAGGGGGGAGAAACGTTTCTCCGGGCTTGACGAACTGAAAGAGGCGATCGCCGCGGATGTCGCGCGTTGCCGTGAGATCCTCAGCGGTGCCCGCCCGGTTCTGTCCGAAAGTGGCGGTGACTGGGATTGCGCAAACCATGGTTCGGGCCGCCCCGATTGA